One genomic window of Daphnia pulex isolate KAP4 chromosome 12, ASM2113471v1 includes the following:
- the LOC124208994 gene encoding zinc metalloproteinase nas-8-like codes for MLVLIESDAKGRCAIGYAMTQYHQISCIRFVPRTVQSDYIKINRLDTTAFSCSSSVFGYRKGLGAHHITLSPSCYKSQAGTVIHELMYRIGFAHEHNRPDRDKYVNILWDKIIDKG; via the exons ATGCTCGTATTGATTGAATCAGATGCCAAGGGCCGATGCGCCATCGGTTACGCCATGACGCAGTACCACCAGATTTCCTGCATCCGCTTCGTCCCGCGTACGGTCCAGTCGGACTACATCAAAATCAACAGACTCGATACCACAGC TTTCAGTTGCTCCTCATCGGTATTTGGTTACCGTAAAGGTTTAGGAGCACACCATATCACTTTGTCGCCCAGCTGTTACAAGTCTCAAGCGGGCACCGTCATACACGAATTGATGTATCGTATCGGGTTCGCCCACGAACACAATCGACCCGATCGTGATAAATACGTCAACATTCTTTGGGATAAAATTATTGATAAAGGTTAG
- the LOC124208822 gene encoding endocuticle structural glycoprotein SgAbd-3-like, translated as MKLIVAVAFLAVALAAPQGDKKPIEIVSSNSQVNADGSYSFDFESADETKVSESGSQKQVGPKPEDIGTVSKGSYSFTTPDGVVLTVNWVADENGFQATGDHLPTPPPMPEHVVKMLADLKAAGVL; from the exons atgaaattg ATCGTCGCTGTCGCTTTCTTGGCCGTGGCCCTCGCCGCACCTCAAGGAGATAAGAAGCCCATCGAAATTGTGTCGTCCAACAGCCAAGTGAACGCAGACGGCAGCTATTCATTCGA TTTCGAGTCTGCCGATGAGACCAAAGTGTCTGAAAGTGGCAGCCAGAAACAAGTTGGTCCCAAACCGGAGGATATCGGGACCGTGTCCAAGGGCTCCTACTCGTTCACGACTCCCGACGGCGTCGTCCTCACCGTCAATTGGGTGGCCGATGAAAACGGATTCCAGGCCACCGGCGACCACCTCCCCACTCCTCCACCCATGCCCGAGCACGTCGTCAAGATGCTCGCAGATCTGAAGGCGGCCGGAGTCCTGTAA